A window from gamma proteobacterium SS-5 encodes these proteins:
- a CDS encoding bifunctional diguanylate cyclase/phosphodiesterase, which produces MSQGRDPLTGLEDRQSFLQRLAEAVAEAEREASTLALLVLDIQRFQHINHSFGQALGDALLQAVTGVLGRVARRGDSLARIGSDRFAMLLPQLANEGHAQLAALKVQRLLEQPFILGQRRLRCNLRIGIGLYPAKADGAEALLRCAEQALAEARRLEQPIGLAPHRDEQGAAWNVELESQLEGSLERGEMRVFFQPKLDLSSGLPVGAEALIRWQNPSHGLLPPGQFLPLAETLGMMQPITLWMLNSALRHSASWTDKWGRLGVSVNIPPKLMDRPDFVDIVTSTERLWRQQALDLYLEVLEESMVSAQCLAHQNLSELRRLGVKISIDDFGAGYSSLSYFRDLPADELKIDRSFISGLQSDPANEHIVEVIIELAHRFGLSVTAEGVEQAGVLDHLRRLGCDQVQGYYITRPMPAESFADWLCTFQRTEG; this is translated from the coding sequence GTGAGCCAGGGGCGCGACCCGCTCACCGGCCTGGAGGATCGCCAGTCTTTTCTGCAGCGGCTGGCCGAGGCGGTGGCCGAGGCCGAGCGAGAGGCCAGCACCCTGGCCCTGCTGGTGCTGGATATCCAGCGCTTTCAGCATATCAATCACAGCTTTGGTCAGGCCCTGGGCGATGCCCTGCTCCAGGCCGTCACCGGGGTGCTGGGGCGGGTGGCGCGGCGTGGTGACAGCCTGGCTCGCATCGGTTCCGATCGCTTTGCCATGCTGTTGCCCCAGCTGGCCAACGAGGGCCATGCCCAGCTGGCCGCCCTCAAGGTGCAGCGCCTGCTGGAACAGCCCTTCATCCTGGGCCAGCGTCGGCTGCGCTGTAATCTGCGTATCGGCATCGGCCTGTATCCGGCCAAGGCCGATGGTGCCGAAGCACTACTGCGCTGCGCCGAGCAGGCCCTGGCCGAGGCGCGCCGACTGGAACAGCCTATCGGCCTGGCACCGCACCGCGACGAGCAGGGGGCGGCGTGGAACGTCGAGCTGGAGTCCCAGTTGGAGGGGAGTCTGGAACGCGGCGAGATGCGCGTCTTTTTTCAGCCGAAGCTGGACCTGAGTAGCGGCCTGCCGGTAGGTGCCGAGGCCCTGATCCGTTGGCAGAACCCCAGCCACGGCCTGCTGCCGCCAGGCCAGTTCCTGCCTTTGGCCGAGACCCTGGGCATGATGCAACCCATCACCCTGTGGATGCTCAACAGCGCCCTGCGCCACAGCGCCAGCTGGACCGATAAATGGGGGCGGTTGGGGGTGTCGGTGAATATCCCGCCCAAGCTGATGGATCGACCGGATTTTGTCGATATTGTCACCAGCACCGAACGGCTCTGGCGGCAGCAGGCGCTGGATCTCTATCTGGAGGTACTGGAGGAGTCCATGGTCTCGGCCCAGTGCCTGGCGCACCAAAACCTGAGCGAACTGCGCCGACTGGGGGTGAAGATATCCATCGATGACTTTGGCGCGGGCTACTCCAGCCTGTCCTATTTTCGCGACCTGCCGGCCGATGAACTCAAGATAGACCGCTCCTTCATCAGCGGCCTGCAGAGCGACCCGGCCAATGAGCATATCGTCGAGGTGATCATCGAACTGGCTCACCGCTTCGGCCTGAGCGTTACCGCCGAGGGCGTTGAACAGGCCGGGGTGCTGGATCATCTGCGCCGTCTCGGCTGTGACCAGGTGCAGGGCTACTACATCACCCGCCCCATGCCGGCCGAGTCCTTTGCTGACTGGCTGTGCACTTTTCAGAGGACAGAGGGCTGA
- a CDS encoding DUF3391 domain-containing protein, with amino-acid sequence MSREIKTSVEGLRVGMFVSRLDRPWIGTPFELEGFSILDRADIQRLSQHCNYVYVDPLLGPSPEPGYWIGDEDLPPPPPQPKPSAASDEFLALRITQYDDTQSLEAEIDTASKVSQQLSNTYDGLVADLQQNRDIDLQQVRAGICDMVDSVLRNPSAMMWMVELKRTDDYSYSRALGSSVWCATFGRHLGLEPAAVNQLALGGLLLDIGKTRLPPELLTKRKPLSAKERHLVHRHVNLGVRLLALEGQKQPEQGVDMQVLQMIATHHERADGSGYPQGLSNEQIPIFGRIAGLVDSFDAITSLRPYVQGGPRSAHEAISELYSLRDSRFQAELVEQFIQAVGLYPTGSLVELSSGEVGAVVAVNGLRRLRPKLMMILDSNKQPYPEFHYLDLASESRDLRISRGLPPGAYGIDMHEFFL; translated from the coding sequence ATGAGCCGTGAGATCAAGACCAGCGTTGAAGGGCTAAGGGTAGGCATGTTTGTCTCCCGGCTGGATCGACCGTGGATCGGCACCCCCTTTGAGCTGGAGGGCTTCAGCATCCTGGATCGGGCGGATATCCAGCGCCTGAGCCAGCATTGCAACTATGTCTATGTCGATCCCCTGCTCGGCCCCAGCCCGGAACCCGGCTATTGGATTGGCGATGAGGACCTGCCGCCGCCACCACCGCAGCCGAAACCCAGCGCGGCCTCTGATGAATTCCTGGCCCTGCGCATCACTCAGTACGATGACACCCAATCCCTGGAAGCGGAGATAGACACCGCCAGCAAGGTATCGCAACAACTCAGCAATACCTACGATGGCCTGGTGGCTGATTTGCAGCAAAACAGGGATATAGACCTCCAGCAGGTGCGCGCCGGGATCTGTGACATGGTGGACAGTGTGCTGCGCAATCCCTCTGCCATGATGTGGATGGTGGAACTCAAGCGCACCGATGACTACAGCTACTCCCGCGCCCTGGGCAGCTCGGTCTGGTGCGCCACCTTTGGCCGCCATCTGGGGCTGGAGCCTGCCGCCGTCAACCAGCTGGCCCTGGGCGGGTTGCTGCTGGACATCGGCAAGACCCGCCTGCCGCCGGAGTTGTTGACCAAACGCAAGCCCCTGAGCGCCAAGGAGCGCCACCTGGTGCATCGCCACGTCAATCTGGGGGTGCGTCTGCTGGCCCTGGAGGGCCAAAAACAGCCCGAGCAGGGCGTGGATATGCAGGTATTACAGATGATTGCCACCCACCACGAACGGGCCGACGGCAGCGGCTATCCCCAGGGCCTGAGCAACGAGCAAATCCCCATATTTGGCCGCATCGCAGGCCTGGTGGACAGCTTCGACGCCATCACCAGCCTGCGCCCCTATGTCCAGGGTGGGCCGCGTTCGGCCCACGAGGCCATCTCCGAGCTGTACAGCCTGCGCGACAGCCGTTTTCAGGCCGAGCTGGTGGAGCAGTTCATCCAGGCGGTGGGCCTCTACCCCACCGGCTCCCTGGTGGAGCTGAGCAGCGGCGAGGTGGGTGCGGTGGTGGCGGTCAACGGCCTGCGCCGCCTGCGTCCCAAGCTGATGATGATCCTGGACAGCAACAAGCAGCCCTACCCTGAGTTTCACTACCTGGACCTGGCTAGCGAGTCACGGGATCTGCGTATCAGTCGGGGCCTGCCGCCCGGTGCCTATGGCATCGACATGCACGAGTTCTTTCTGTGA